Proteins found in one Gordonia sp. PDNC005 genomic segment:
- the glf gene encoding UDP-galactopyranose mutase, whose product MTDNNYDLIVVGSGFYGLTVAERAATQLGKRVLVLDRRDHIGGNAYSEAEPETGIEIHKYGAHLFHTSNQKVWDYVTQFTEFTGYQHRVFGLFQGQAYPLPMGLGLVNQFFGKSHTPDEARALIAEQSAEFDSKDAANFEEKAISLIGRPLYEAFIKAYTAKQWQTDPKNLPAGNITRLPVRYNFDNRYFSDTYEGLPVEGYTAWLENMAADERIEVRLSTDWFDVRDELRAASPDAPVVYTGPLDRYFDYRAGELGWRTLDFETEVLPTGDFQGTPVMNYNDAEVPFTRIHEFRHFHPERTNYPTDKTVIMREFSRFADQGDEPYYPINTPDDRERLAAYRDLAKAETAEAKVLFGGRLGTYQYLDMHMAIASALTMFDNTLAPHLRDGAPLASEAE is encoded by the coding sequence GTGACGGACAACAATTACGATCTGATCGTCGTCGGCTCCGGGTTCTACGGCCTGACCGTGGCAGAGCGAGCAGCGACCCAGCTCGGCAAGCGGGTGCTCGTCCTCGATCGACGTGACCACATCGGCGGCAACGCGTACTCCGAGGCCGAGCCGGAGACCGGCATCGAGATCCACAAGTACGGGGCGCACCTCTTCCACACCTCCAATCAGAAGGTGTGGGACTACGTCACGCAGTTCACCGAGTTCACGGGTTACCAGCACCGCGTGTTCGGCCTGTTCCAGGGCCAGGCGTACCCGCTGCCGATGGGTCTCGGGTTGGTCAACCAGTTCTTCGGCAAGTCGCACACACCCGACGAGGCGCGTGCCCTCATCGCTGAGCAGTCCGCCGAGTTCGACTCCAAGGACGCCGCGAACTTCGAGGAGAAGGCGATCAGTCTGATCGGGCGCCCGCTGTATGAGGCGTTCATCAAGGCGTACACCGCCAAACAGTGGCAGACCGACCCGAAGAACCTCCCGGCGGGCAACATCACTCGCCTCCCGGTTCGCTACAACTTCGACAACCGGTACTTCAGCGACACCTACGAGGGACTGCCCGTCGAGGGCTACACCGCGTGGCTGGAGAACATGGCCGCAGACGAGCGGATCGAGGTCCGGCTGTCCACCGACTGGTTCGACGTCCGCGACGAACTCCGCGCCGCCAGTCCCGACGCACCCGTCGTCTACACCGGCCCCCTGGACCGCTACTTCGACTACCGGGCGGGTGAACTCGGCTGGCGCACCCTCGACTTCGAGACAGAAGTGCTGCCGACGGGCGACTTCCAGGGAACGCCGGTGATGAACTACAACGACGCCGAGGTCCCGTTCACGCGCATCCACGAGTTCCGTCACTTCCACCCGGAGCGCACGAACTATCCGACCGACAAGACGGTCATCATGCGCGAGTTCAGCCGTTTCGCCGACCAGGGCGACGAGCCGTACTACCCGATCAACACCCCGGACGACCGCGAGCGTCTCGCCGCGTACCGCGATCTCGCGAAGGCTGAGACGGCGGAGGCCAAGGTGCTCTTCGGCGGACGCTTGGGCACCTACCAGTACCTCGACATGCACATGGCGATCGCCAGTGCACTGACAATGTTCGACAACACGCTGGCACCGCATCTGCGCGACGGTGCGCCGCTGGCGTCGGAAGCGGAGTAA
- a CDS encoding glycosyltransferase — protein sequence MSTTTKAVSLLQRVIFPRQGEPLDVRSLYLEEAATNSGRAHASSRTSVSLGSDSEASFATYFNAFPASYWRRWSTLTSVVLRVELRAAGREASGADVTAPARIDLYRSKIDGSRIGIGGDLVEIDPKTGTGVIELETDLGPFEDGGWIWFDVTTDSATEILSAGWYATVEPEHGSNNVTVGIPTFNRPTDAVAALAALTSDPLVNDVIDAVLMPDQGTRKVKDEPGYTDAADALGDRLHIFDQGNLGGSGGYSRILYEALRLTDSPYILYMDDDIMIEPDSILRALALSRFAKSPMLVGGQMLNLQERSHLHCMGEVIDHHKFMWTAAPFVEYDHNFAKYPLTDRENSKNLHRRIDVEGNGWWMCMYPREVAETIGLPLPLFIKWDDWEFALRAARAGYPTATVPGIAIWHMAWSDKDDAIDWQAYFHLRNRLVVASMYKDGSIDGILTSMAKATAKHLMCLEYSTVAIQNEAIRDFLAGPDHIRSILPTALGKVAGIRKQYPDAVVLPSAQDLPRTSGEATALGVNAPQGAVAKVKTLAKVLLNNARPADPRHHETPQANYPPIEARWFSLGRVDGVTVTTADGRGVVYRKRDRDTMVELGRESAELVRELRERFDEMRVEYRAAHDDLVSKESWARVFGID from the coding sequence ATGAGCACCACCACCAAAGCCGTCAGCCTCCTGCAGCGCGTCATCTTCCCGCGCCAGGGAGAGCCTCTGGACGTGCGGTCCCTCTATTTGGAGGAGGCTGCCACCAACAGCGGACGAGCCCACGCGTCGAGCCGCACCAGTGTCAGCCTCGGCTCCGACTCGGAGGCCAGTTTCGCGACGTACTTCAACGCGTTCCCGGCGTCGTACTGGCGACGCTGGAGCACTCTGACGTCCGTCGTGCTGCGAGTGGAGCTGCGTGCCGCCGGGAGGGAGGCGAGCGGGGCAGATGTCACCGCGCCTGCTCGAATTGATCTGTACCGCTCGAAGATCGACGGTTCGCGCATCGGCATCGGCGGCGACCTCGTCGAGATCGACCCGAAGACCGGTACCGGCGTCATCGAGCTGGAGACCGACCTCGGTCCGTTCGAGGACGGCGGGTGGATCTGGTTCGACGTCACCACCGACTCGGCCACCGAGATCCTGTCCGCCGGTTGGTACGCCACCGTCGAACCCGAACACGGCTCCAACAATGTGACCGTCGGCATCCCCACATTCAACCGGCCCACCGACGCCGTCGCGGCGTTGGCCGCGCTGACGTCCGACCCGCTGGTCAACGATGTGATCGACGCCGTCCTGATGCCCGATCAGGGCACCCGCAAGGTGAAGGACGAGCCCGGCTACACCGACGCCGCTGACGCGCTCGGCGACCGCCTGCACATCTTCGACCAGGGGAATCTCGGCGGATCCGGCGGCTACTCGCGCATCCTGTATGAGGCGCTTCGTCTCACTGACAGTCCGTACATCCTGTACATGGACGACGACATCATGATCGAGCCGGACTCGATCCTGCGTGCCCTTGCGTTGTCGCGGTTCGCGAAGAGCCCGATGCTCGTCGGCGGTCAGATGCTCAACCTGCAGGAACGCAGCCACCTGCATTGCATGGGCGAGGTGATCGATCACCACAAGTTCATGTGGACGGCCGCACCGTTCGTCGAGTACGACCACAACTTCGCGAAGTACCCGCTCACCGATCGGGAGAACTCGAAGAACCTGCATCGACGCATCGACGTCGAGGGCAACGGCTGGTGGATGTGCATGTATCCCCGCGAGGTCGCCGAGACCATCGGGCTGCCGCTGCCGCTGTTCATCAAGTGGGACGATTGGGAGTTCGCGCTTCGCGCCGCCCGCGCCGGTTACCCGACCGCGACGGTCCCCGGCATCGCGATCTGGCACATGGCGTGGAGCGACAAGGACGACGCCATCGACTGGCAGGCGTACTTCCACCTCCGCAACCGACTCGTGGTCGCGTCGATGTACAAGGACGGCTCGATCGACGGCATCCTCACCTCGATGGCCAAGGCCACCGCCAAGCACCTGATGTGCCTGGAGTATTCGACGGTCGCGATCCAGAACGAGGCGATCCGCGACTTCCTCGCAGGTCCCGATCACATCCGATCCATCTTGCCGACGGCTCTCGGCAAGGTGGCCGGGATCCGCAAGCAGTATCCGGACGCCGTCGTCCTGCCGTCCGCTCAGGACCTGCCGCGTACCAGCGGCGAGGCCACCGCGCTCGGTGTCAACGCGCCCCAGGGCGCCGTCGCCAAGGTCAAGACGCTCGCCAAGGTGCTGCTGAACAACGCTCGCCCCGCCGATCCGCGCCATCACGAGACACCGCAGGCCAATTACCCGCCGATCGAGGCGCGCTGGTTCTCCCTCGGCCGGGTGGACGGTGTCACCGTGACCACCGCCGACGGGCGTGGAGTGGTCTACCGGAAGCGCGATCGCGACACGATGGTCGAACTCGGCCGCGAGTCGGCCGAGCTGGTTCGTGAACTGCGGGAACGCTTCGACGAGATGCGCGTGGAGTACCGCGCCGCACACGACGACCTGGTGAGCAAGGAGAGTTGGGCACGTGTCTTCGGAATCGATTGA
- a CDS encoding phosphatase PAP2 family protein, protein MSSESIDVIGPASGEAAALVAIQAAIGDRPGVLPAARALSHFGEHSLGWFALAGAGALAAHRRGDLVARRRYVEAGVGAFTAHAASVVIKRVVRRKRPNHPDINIGVGTPSKLSFPSSHATSTTAAAILLGRAAGLPPAALPALVVPPMLVSRLVLGVHYPSDVTAGALVGALTAGAVIAADTRIEEQ, encoded by the coding sequence GTGTCTTCGGAATCGATTGATGTGATCGGCCCGGCGTCGGGGGAGGCCGCGGCGCTCGTCGCGATTCAGGCCGCCATCGGGGACCGGCCGGGTGTGCTGCCCGCCGCTCGCGCCCTCTCCCATTTCGGGGAGCACTCCCTCGGCTGGTTTGCACTCGCCGGAGCGGGGGCGCTCGCCGCACACCGCCGTGGTGACCTGGTGGCCCGTCGCCGCTACGTCGAGGCGGGCGTCGGAGCGTTCACCGCACACGCCGCGTCGGTCGTCATCAAGCGTGTGGTGCGCCGCAAGCGCCCGAATCACCCCGACATCAACATCGGAGTCGGCACGCCGAGCAAGCTGAGTTTCCCGTCCAGCCATGCGACGTCCACCACGGCTGCGGCGATCCTGCTCGGACGAGCGGCAGGCCTGCCGCCCGCCGCGCTCCCCGCGCTCGTGGTCCCGCCGATGCTCGTTTCACGTTTGGTGCTCGGTGTCCACTACCCTTCCGATGTGACTGCCGGAGCACTCGTCGGAGCGCTGACCGCAGGCGCGGTCATTGCCGCAGACACGAGAATCGAGGAGCAGTAG
- a CDS encoding decaprenyl-phosphate phosphoribosyltransferase has translation MSEEPIETGVAGPPKNLASGLIKALRPRQWVKNVLVLAAPMAAGTDTLTDGGKMASVGIAFVAFCLVASSIYLINDALDVEADRQHPTKRFRPIAAGVVPRNLAFVLAAVLAAGSIGISFVANWQTAVTIAVYLVIQLGYCFGLKHQAVIDICIVSSGFLLRAIAGGVAAEIALSKWFLLVMAFGSLFMAAGKRYAELQLAERTGAKIRKSLEYYTTTYLRFVWTLSATAVVLCYGLWAFDGTQGDNVFYAISMVPFTIAILRYAVDVDGGQAGEPEEVALGDRVLQALAVAWVVLVGVAVYAPF, from the coding sequence ATGAGCGAGGAGCCGATCGAGACCGGTGTGGCCGGTCCGCCGAAGAACTTGGCCTCCGGGCTGATCAAGGCGTTGCGTCCCCGCCAGTGGGTCAAGAACGTCCTGGTGCTGGCCGCGCCGATGGCCGCGGGCACCGACACCCTCACCGACGGTGGCAAGATGGCCTCCGTCGGCATCGCCTTCGTCGCGTTCTGCCTGGTCGCGTCGTCGATCTACCTGATCAACGACGCCCTGGACGTCGAAGCCGATCGCCAGCACCCGACGAAGCGATTCCGTCCGATCGCCGCAGGTGTGGTCCCGCGCAACCTGGCCTTCGTGCTGGCAGCGGTCCTCGCCGCCGGCTCGATCGGCATCTCATTCGTCGCCAACTGGCAGACGGCCGTCACCATCGCCGTCTACCTGGTGATTCAGCTCGGATACTGCTTCGGGCTCAAGCACCAGGCCGTCATCGACATCTGCATCGTGTCGTCCGGCTTCCTCCTGCGCGCGATCGCCGGTGGCGTCGCTGCCGAGATCGCCCTGTCCAAGTGGTTCCTGCTGGTCATGGCCTTCGGCTCGCTGTTCATGGCGGCGGGCAAGCGGTACGCCGAGCTTCAGCTCGCTGAACGCACAGGCGCCAAGATCCGCAAGTCGCTCGAGTATTACACCACTACGTACCTGCGTTTCGTCTGGACGCTGTCGGCCACCGCCGTTGTTCTCTGTTACGGACTGTGGGCGTTCGACGGCACGCAGGGCGACAACGTCTTCTACGCGATCTCGATGGTGCCGTTCACCATCGCGATCCTCCGATACGCCGTCGACGTCGACGGCGGTCAGGCGGGCGAGCCGGAGGAGGTCGCTCTCGGCGACCGCGTCCTGCAGGCGCTGGCCGTCGCGTGGGTCGTGCTCGTAGGTGTGGCCGTTTATGCCCCGTTCTGA
- a CDS encoding alpha/beta hydrolase family protein: MREAKSTRRYGRKVTAVVLAVVTAMGLMGTSIGSGKADAAPGFQEFWIDACGMPTNGAFGNKSMAPGKVKVRAWKKAGNQRTVILLDGMRAQYDRSGWEINTNVQNFVNRGVNVVEPVGGPNSFYTNWDAPSNFNGQKKRYMWGCVIDNRLVPALRSRGFKGKGGKYAIMGLSMGGGAALTHAAQRRDLYYAAASLSGYNWLTAPGMRTALRMAMLDVAPAPWNVDAMWGAPWSPRWAQNDPTMLINRMRGLKIFVGSGNGLFGRYNYPQNVIDDFIKGTPLELLAFTQAKAFEVSALVQGVPTMTYYANGTHAWGYWKDMAWNALNRGFFR; the protein is encoded by the coding sequence ATGCGTGAAGCGAAGAGCACGCGGCGCTACGGTCGCAAGGTGACCGCAGTCGTCCTCGCGGTCGTCACCGCAATGGGCCTGATGGGTACCTCGATCGGCTCGGGTAAGGCCGACGCGGCCCCGGGCTTCCAGGAGTTCTGGATCGATGCCTGTGGCATGCCCACCAACGGCGCCTTCGGCAACAAGTCGATGGCTCCCGGCAAGGTGAAGGTCCGCGCCTGGAAGAAGGCCGGCAATCAGCGCACCGTGATCCTGCTGGACGGCATGCGTGCGCAGTACGACCGCAGTGGCTGGGAGATCAACACCAACGTTCAGAACTTCGTGAACCGCGGCGTCAACGTCGTGGAGCCGGTCGGTGGCCCGAACAGCTTCTACACGAACTGGGACGCTCCCTCGAACTTCAACGGCCAGAAGAAGCGCTACATGTGGGGCTGTGTCATCGACAACCGCCTCGTCCCGGCGCTCCGCTCGCGTGGCTTCAAGGGCAAGGGTGGCAAGTACGCCATCATGGGCCTGTCGATGGGCGGCGGCGCCGCTCTGACTCACGCCGCACAGCGTCGTGACCTCTACTACGCAGCCGCATCGCTCTCGGGCTACAACTGGCTGACCGCTCCGGGCATGCGCACCGCTCTCCGCATGGCGATGCTCGACGTCGCACCGGCGCCGTGGAACGTCGACGCCATGTGGGGCGCTCCGTGGAGCCCGCGTTGGGCCCAGAACGACCCGACCATGCTCATCAACCGCATGCGTGGCCTGAAGATCTTCGTCGGCTCGGGCAACGGCCTCTTCGGTCGCTACAACTACCCGCAGAACGTCATCGACGACTTCATCAAGGGCACCCCGCTGGAGCTCCTCGCGTTCACCCAGGCCAAGGCCTTCGAGGTCAGCGCACTGGTCCAGGGCGTCCCGACCATGACCTACTACGCCAACGGCACCCACGCGTGGGGCTACTGGAAGGACATGGCGTGGAACGCGCTGAACCGCGGGTTCTTCCGCTAG
- a CDS encoding type IV toxin-antitoxin system AbiEi family antitoxin domain-containing protein, translating into MWPTDQHGIVQRDAALARGISTRRVDNAVRSGALILLARGRYLPREALADVDAPRDELYRYRSIASALGSGRPVLSHDSAAAVLGLKLLYPDQNNVHVTNGRKSGGSRRPQRNVHAGLLPDDDLVDVDGVLVTGPARTAVDVALATATFPQGLTAFDAALAAGVDREDLRRMLATSRRGVGLARRALSFADGRAESPGESWSRAQMIEAELPVPDLQVEYVLASGKTARCDFGLDDIFVGEFDGLVKYRRSMRAGESPEDVVIREKIREDELRDLGLDVGRWVWRDLRQTTMVAKLKRRYDRLGIRY; encoded by the coding sequence ATGTGGCCGACGGATCAACACGGGATTGTTCAACGCGACGCCGCACTGGCGCGCGGAATCTCGACGCGACGCGTCGACAATGCAGTGCGGTCAGGTGCGTTGATCCTCTTGGCCCGCGGACGCTACCTCCCCCGTGAAGCGCTCGCCGACGTCGACGCCCCGCGCGACGAGCTGTACCGATACCGGAGCATCGCGTCGGCTCTCGGGTCCGGGCGCCCTGTTCTCAGTCACGACTCCGCTGCCGCGGTCCTCGGGCTGAAACTCCTCTACCCGGATCAGAACAACGTTCACGTGACGAACGGCAGGAAGAGCGGAGGCTCACGACGCCCGCAACGGAATGTCCATGCCGGGCTGCTCCCGGATGACGACCTCGTCGACGTCGACGGGGTACTCGTGACTGGGCCGGCGCGGACCGCCGTCGATGTCGCACTCGCGACCGCCACATTCCCTCAAGGGCTGACCGCCTTCGATGCCGCGCTCGCCGCCGGGGTCGATCGTGAGGATCTCCGCCGGATGCTCGCAACATCGCGTCGCGGCGTCGGCCTCGCCCGCCGGGCGCTCTCGTTCGCCGACGGCCGGGCCGAGTCGCCCGGGGAGTCCTGGAGTCGTGCGCAGATGATCGAAGCCGAGCTCCCCGTCCCCGATCTGCAGGTGGAGTACGTCCTCGCGTCCGGAAAGACCGCACGATGCGATTTCGGGCTCGACGACATCTTCGTCGGAGAGTTCGACGGCCTTGTCAAGTACCGCCGATCGATGCGCGCCGGCGAATCGCCGGAGGACGTCGTCATCCGCGAGAAGATCCGCGAGGACGAACTCCGAGACCTCGGCCTGGACGTGGGGCGCTGGGTGTGGCGAGATCTCCGCCAGACGACGATGGTCGCCAAGTTGAAGCGCCGCTACGACCGGCTCGGTATCCGGTACTGA
- a CDS encoding alpha/beta hydrolase-fold protein → MKIWKTTAPRKAVAAIAVAASASLALTAAPVHATPNPAPTTQVTPKKKPAPKSSAKPAEKAPPAKPAPPATVKKVAWYSSHRVAVWVHSPAMNTDIQVQLLLARDWFSKPDMKFPQLTMLDGLRAQDDQNGWIINTNVEQFMADKNVNVVLPVGGESSFYTDWKEPDRGKNYKWETFLIHELPTILEKDWRSTQVRAIQGLSMGGTAAMMLAARNPGFYKFAGSFSGILQMTSYGMPEAIQFALRDGGGYDAAKMFGPPSDPAWKEHDPYLLADKLRGTSLYISSGNGVVGPHDKPSDIPLLATNYSGVGLEVLSRMTSQQFASKLNKLGINGQAVYRPSGTHTWPYWQFEMVQAWPQVAGALGLSGDKVACVVGDAFKKAPQVRGLGGCLTPEYAVPGGRAQDFRNGRIFTGPKGPRVVGGAIGGAYVPAMERLGLPTSDELTGRDGVKFNTFERGKITWTPQAGARVE, encoded by the coding sequence GTGAAGATCTGGAAGACGACGGCGCCGCGCAAGGCCGTGGCCGCAATCGCGGTCGCGGCGAGCGCATCGCTGGCGCTGACGGCCGCGCCCGTCCATGCGACGCCTAACCCTGCTCCCACCACGCAGGTGACGCCGAAGAAGAAGCCTGCGCCGAAGTCGAGCGCCAAACCTGCTGAGAAGGCGCCGCCCGCCAAGCCGGCACCGCCTGCGACGGTCAAGAAGGTCGCCTGGTACTCGTCGCATCGCGTGGCAGTGTGGGTGCACTCGCCCGCGATGAACACCGACATCCAGGTGCAGCTGCTCCTGGCGCGCGACTGGTTCTCCAAGCCCGACATGAAGTTCCCGCAGCTGACCATGCTCGACGGTCTGCGCGCGCAAGATGATCAGAACGGCTGGATCATCAACACCAATGTCGAGCAGTTCATGGCCGACAAGAACGTGAACGTGGTGCTCCCGGTCGGCGGCGAGTCGAGTTTCTACACCGACTGGAAAGAACCCGACCGCGGCAAGAACTACAAGTGGGAGACGTTCCTCATCCACGAACTGCCCACGATCCTGGAGAAGGACTGGCGGTCCACGCAGGTCCGCGCGATTCAGGGCCTGTCGATGGGCGGCACGGCCGCGATGATGCTCGCCGCTCGCAACCCGGGCTTCTACAAGTTCGCAGGCTCGTTCTCGGGCATCCTCCAGATGACGTCGTACGGCATGCCCGAGGCGATCCAGTTCGCCCTGCGCGACGGCGGTGGGTACGACGCGGCGAAGATGTTCGGTCCGCCCAGCGATCCCGCGTGGAAGGAGCACGACCCGTACCTGCTCGCCGACAAGCTCCGCGGCACCAGCCTGTATATCTCCTCCGGCAACGGAGTCGTCGGCCCGCACGACAAGCCGTCCGACATCCCGCTCCTCGCCACCAACTACTCGGGCGTCGGCCTCGAAGTGCTCTCGCGGATGACGAGCCAGCAGTTCGCGTCGAAGCTCAACAAGCTCGGCATCAACGGCCAGGCCGTCTACCGCCCGTCCGGAACGCACACGTGGCCGTACTGGCAGTTCGAGATGGTTCAGGCCTGGCCGCAGGTCGCGGGGGCCCTCGGGTTGTCCGGCGACAAGGTCGCGTGCGTCGTGGGCGACGCCTTCAAGAAGGCGCCTCAGGTCAGGGGCCTCGGCGGCTGCCTCACCCCGGAGTACGCGGTCCCGGGTGGACGCGCACAGGACTTCCGAAACGGCCGCATCTTCACCGGACCCAAGGGGCCGCGTGTGGTCGGCGGGGCGATAGGCGGGGCGTACGTGCCCGCGATGGAACGCCTCGGACTGCCGACCAGTGACGAACTGACCGGCCGCGACGGCGTCAAGTTCAACACCTTCGAACGTGGCAAGATCACGTGGACTCCGCAGGCCGGGGCCCGCGTCGAGTGA